In Rhodohalobacter barkolensis, the following proteins share a genomic window:
- the mnmE gene encoding tRNA uridine-5-carboxymethylaminomethyl(34) synthesis GTPase MnmE, with protein MNQQSPIAAIATPVGEGGIAVIRVSGRGALEKVQNCFKGKDLTKADSHTVHFGKIVKKDGRIVDEVLATIFRSPKSYTGEDTVEVSCHGGVLVTQAVLETILEQGVRSAEPGEFTQRAFLNGKLDLDQAEAVADLIHAKSIKAVDAAHQQLEGRLGKHIKEFRQQIIDATAMVELELDFIEEDVEFANKEQLRKLLSDVNEEIARLLDTYETGRLVKDGVKTVFIGRPNAGKSTLLNTLVGSERAIVTEIAGTTRDTIDADWSYEGLLFKLIDTAGLRDTEDVIEAEGVKRSQKAFEQADLVVYLKDLSLPLDPEEREEVAGFQKRAAATPFLLIGTKLDLEDTSEEERIDYDLKISALEEQNIDDLKKLMKQRALENKDYDTSSLLVTSSRHRDALQKARENVQRAIQALDQGMTGDFLSIDLRSALKELGAITGEITNEHVLDSIFSRFCIGK; from the coding sequence ATCAACCAACAATCACCTATCGCCGCCATCGCAACTCCCGTGGGAGAAGGTGGAATTGCCGTGATCCGCGTCTCCGGTAGAGGAGCGTTAGAGAAGGTTCAGAACTGCTTCAAAGGAAAGGATCTCACTAAGGCAGATTCCCATACGGTTCACTTTGGGAAGATCGTCAAAAAGGATGGCCGGATTGTGGATGAAGTTTTGGCCACAATCTTCCGATCTCCAAAATCGTACACGGGCGAAGATACGGTTGAGGTTTCATGCCACGGCGGAGTGCTGGTAACACAGGCTGTTCTGGAAACCATTTTGGAACAGGGTGTTCGTTCCGCTGAGCCCGGCGAATTTACCCAACGGGCATTTCTGAACGGCAAACTGGACCTGGATCAGGCCGAAGCTGTAGCCGATCTGATTCACGCCAAGAGCATCAAGGCGGTGGATGCGGCACATCAGCAGCTTGAAGGACGCTTGGGCAAGCATATCAAGGAGTTTCGTCAGCAGATCATTGACGCTACGGCCATGGTGGAACTGGAGCTCGATTTTATAGAAGAGGATGTGGAGTTTGCCAATAAAGAGCAGCTTCGGAAACTTCTCTCAGATGTGAACGAAGAGATTGCCCGGCTTCTCGATACCTACGAAACCGGGCGGTTGGTGAAGGATGGAGTGAAGACCGTTTTTATCGGGAGGCCGAATGCAGGGAAGTCTACTCTGCTGAATACGCTGGTTGGATCTGAGCGAGCTATTGTAACAGAAATTGCCGGCACCACACGCGATACGATTGATGCAGACTGGAGCTACGAAGGACTCCTGTTCAAGCTGATTGACACAGCCGGACTTCGGGATACAGAAGATGTGATTGAAGCCGAAGGGGTAAAACGTTCGCAAAAAGCATTTGAGCAGGCCGACCTTGTTGTCTACCTGAAAGATCTTTCACTCCCGCTCGATCCGGAAGAACGTGAAGAGGTAGCAGGATTTCAAAAACGGGCTGCTGCAACTCCATTTTTACTGATTGGGACAAAACTTGACCTGGAAGACACTTCAGAGGAAGAGAGAATCGATTATGATCTGAAAATCTCCGCGCTGGAAGAGCAGAACATCGATGACCTCAAGAAATTGATGAAGCAACGGGCGCTTGAAAACAAAGATTACGACACCTCCAGTCTGTTGGTCACCTCCTCCCGCCATCGCGACGCTCTGCAAAAAGCACGGGAGAACGTGCAGCGAGCTATCCAGGCACTCGACCAGGGCATGACCGGCGATTTTCTCTCCATCGATCTGCGTTCCGCCCTCAAAGAGCTGGGTGCGATTACCGGGGAGATTACGAATGAACATGTTCTCGATTCGATATTCTCGCGGTTTTGTATCGGGAAATAA
- a CDS encoding CPBP family intramembrane glutamic endopeptidase yields the protein MKSDQKRDVRERFSKVRIKKAAIVTFLFLLLSSIFIAIGYNKLSGTNAEILTFYVLYVVPFLIYLYFIKKYDLSSVAIFDGALSDLRQVWFFVPLIIMTFGVVWVTILVFNTISPELAEWYFDWLNSAELFDVGPDTSLLQYGLIFFVVAVFAPLVEEIIFRGIMVERFGAKYGYKSAVFFSSFLFGVLHMDVIGAFVFGLVLSILYLRTRSLLLPFLVHAANNGAVMPLIFFDESFNVDSWEKIDPYLENIWIGVLLFVSSFGWLIWFLKDNWKIVHEAEPFPLKTNEDIDDIDR from the coding sequence ATGAAATCAGACCAAAAAAGAGATGTAAGAGAGCGTTTTAGTAAAGTTCGGATCAAAAAAGCAGCCATTGTAACCTTCCTGTTTCTGTTATTGAGTTCAATTTTTATTGCGATTGGGTACAATAAACTGTCTGGTACCAATGCTGAAATTTTGACCTTTTATGTTTTATACGTTGTCCCTTTTCTGATCTATCTGTATTTCATAAAAAAATATGACCTTTCCAGTGTCGCAATTTTTGATGGAGCGCTGTCCGATCTGAGGCAAGTCTGGTTTTTTGTGCCTTTAATTATCATGACGTTTGGAGTGGTTTGGGTCACCATATTAGTGTTTAACACAATCAGTCCGGAGTTAGCTGAATGGTATTTTGATTGGCTAAACAGTGCGGAACTGTTTGATGTTGGACCTGATACATCATTATTACAATATGGCTTAATTTTTTTTGTAGTGGCCGTTTTTGCTCCGCTTGTTGAGGAAATTATTTTCAGAGGTATTATGGTTGAAAGATTCGGTGCAAAATATGGGTATAAAAGTGCTGTTTTTTTCTCCTCTTTTTTATTTGGAGTATTGCACATGGATGTGATCGGAGCCTTTGTTTTCGGATTGGTGCTTAGTATTCTCTATTTGAGAACCCGCTCTCTCTTGCTTCCCTTCTTAGTCCACGCAGCCAACAATGGAGCAGTCATGCCTTTGATCTTTTTTGATGAATCCTTCAATGTAGACTCTTGGGAAAAAATTGATCCGTATTTGGAAAACATCTGGATCGGAGTGCTCCTTTTTGTGAGTTCTTTTGGGTGGCTGATCTGGTTTCTGAAAGATAATTGGAAAATTGTACACGAGGCTGAACCATTTCCATTGAAAACAAATGAAGACATTGATGATATTGATCGATAA
- the pdxH gene encoding pyridoxamine 5'-phosphate oxidase produces the protein MFSFFRRWIPAKDEVSKPKTAARQAVEMLRREYAGEPFLEEHVSEDPIRQFADWFDEAVDKIKTDPNAMILATADQDGKPSSRTVLLKGYDENGFVFYTNYGSRKGRQILENPQVSITFYWPELMRQIHIEGQAEKVSEEQSDAYFSKRPSASQLSALASSQSETVESRKTLEKQLKAMEKKFSGGKITRPENWGGFRVKPNRIEFWQGRLNRLHDRICYKKKDGEWKIFRLAP, from the coding sequence ATGTTTAGTTTTTTCAGAAGATGGATTCCGGCTAAGGATGAGGTGTCAAAGCCAAAGACCGCCGCTCGTCAGGCCGTGGAGATGCTGCGGCGTGAGTATGCCGGAGAACCCTTTTTGGAGGAACATGTCAGTGAGGATCCGATTAGACAATTTGCAGATTGGTTCGATGAAGCCGTCGACAAAATTAAAACCGATCCCAACGCGATGATCCTGGCAACGGCTGATCAGGATGGAAAACCATCGAGCCGAACCGTATTGCTGAAAGGATATGATGAGAACGGATTTGTTTTCTATACCAACTACGGCAGCCGGAAAGGACGGCAGATTTTAGAGAATCCGCAGGTCTCTATTACGTTTTACTGGCCCGAGCTTATGAGGCAGATTCACATTGAAGGTCAGGCGGAGAAGGTTTCTGAAGAACAGTCGGATGCATACTTCAGCAAGCGGCCTTCTGCCAGTCAGTTGAGCGCTTTGGCATCATCTCAAAGTGAAACTGTTGAATCCAGAAAGACTTTGGAAAAGCAACTAAAAGCGATGGAAAAGAAGTTTAGCGGAGGAAAAATTACAAGGCCGGAGAACTGGGGTGGATTTCGGGTAAAACCCAACCGGATTGAATTTTGGCAGGGACGACTGAACCGGCTTCACGATCGGATTTGTTATAAAAAGAAAGATGGAGAGTGGAAAATATTCAGACTGGCTCCATAA
- a CDS encoding M28 family peptidase, translated as MNRPYQNFRYLLPVLLLAFLGACNQIEEEPEPYSIVDTEQVLADLEYLASDELEGRKTNTEGNRMAQEYIEERFEDLGLKMFGDSYRHLFDHSSPRSEEEFVDAVNLIAYVEGSTNPDRYIVVTAHYDHLGVREDEIYNGADDNASGTGGLMAAARHFTNVEPENSIIFIALDAEEQGLGGARYFVDNPVVPLDQIVMNVNMDMISNNFENELYAVGTYHYPFLKPMIAESTADAPINVLFGYDSDEWPQDWTMSSDHGPFHAKGIPFVYFGVEDHPHYHAPTDTYENTNPDFYLMAVETIIGVLEDLDTQLDDVVEASEEMEAEPAE; from the coding sequence ATGAATAGACCATACCAAAATTTTCGCTACTTACTGCCTGTTTTATTGTTGGCATTTCTTGGAGCTTGTAATCAGATTGAAGAAGAACCGGAACCGTATTCTATTGTAGATACAGAGCAGGTTCTGGCTGATCTGGAGTACCTTGCCTCAGACGAGCTGGAAGGCCGCAAAACCAATACCGAAGGTAACCGAATGGCTCAGGAATATATCGAAGAGAGATTTGAAGATTTGGGCTTAAAAATGTTTGGCGACAGCTACCGACACCTTTTTGATCATTCGAGTCCGAGATCTGAAGAGGAATTTGTAGATGCGGTGAACCTGATCGCCTATGTGGAAGGCAGTACGAATCCGGATCGATATATTGTGGTAACGGCGCACTACGATCACCTTGGAGTACGGGAAGATGAGATTTACAACGGCGCGGATGACAACGCCTCGGGTACCGGCGGTTTGATGGCGGCAGCTCGCCACTTTACAAATGTAGAACCGGAAAACAGCATCATTTTTATCGCGCTGGATGCCGAGGAGCAGGGTTTGGGCGGCGCGCGCTATTTTGTTGATAATCCGGTGGTTCCGCTCGATCAGATAGTGATGAATGTAAACATGGATATGATCAGCAATAACTTTGAAAATGAACTCTACGCGGTTGGCACCTACCACTATCCATTTTTGAAACCGATGATTGCAGAATCTACTGCCGATGCCCCTATTAATGTACTGTTTGGTTACGATTCTGATGAGTGGCCGCAGGACTGGACGATGTCGTCCGATCACGGGCCGTTTCACGCAAAAGGAATACCGTTTGTCTACTTTGGAGTTGAGGATCATCCCCACTACCACGCGCCCACGGACACCTATGAAAACACAAATCCTGATTTTTACCTGATGGCTGTGGAAACCATTATCGGCGTACTTGAGGATCTGGATACTCAATTGGATGATGTTGTTGAAGCTTCCGAAGAGATGGAAGCTGAACCGGCAGAATAA
- the ppdK gene encoding pyruvate, phosphate dikinase, which produces MEVEAKGAQIYTFGSGSADGDRSMKQLLGGKGANLAEMSSIGLPVPAGFTISTEACHYYSTHDGKWPRGLKKQIKRGVKFIEEIMGTHLGDSEHPLLLSVRSGAATSMPGMMDTVLNLGLNDKSVEALSRHTDNERFAYDSYRRFIDMFGGVVMGIAHEKFERAIEKLKDEKGVEEDTGLDTEDLKELVERYKAVYRKATGHMFPNDPFEQLEFAINAVFSSWDSDRAVKYRKINQIEGLLGTAVNVQAMVFGNMGNDCATGVCFTRNPSTGENKLYGEFLINAQGEDVVAGIRTPKDVTELKNTMPEAFDELQEHCNRLEMHYGNMQDIEFTIQKGTLYILQTRNGKRTGKAAVKIAVDMVDEGKIDNRKAVKSLVEPTHLDQLLHPQIDVDSVDKSKILGTGLPASPGAAVGRVVFSSEKAEETASEENPVILVRIETSPEDVGGMSAAEGILTSRGGMTSHAAVVARGWGKPCVAGCGDIVINYKKKQFTNGTKTIKEGDWISIDGTRGTVIEGKKEVVKPEMDDDYYTFMNWVDEYRDMGVRTNADSPEDSARAREFGAEGIGLCRTEHMFFGEDRIKAMRRMIISETDDERRDALMTLLPYQKKDFKEIFEVMDGLPVTIRLLDPPLHEFLPDEKEEIARVADELGIDHQKFSEIVRSLSEFNPMLGHRGCRLGITYPAITEMQTRAIIEAAVELKMEGKKVFPEIMVPLIGTPQEFHSQKLVIDEVAEEVFEEMEETVEYKVGTMIEIPRATLVAEKIAKEAEFFSFGTNDLTQMTFGYSRDDAGKFLKVYLDEGILQNDPFQVLDIEGVGQLVELATKKGREQNEKLKVGICGEHGGDPKSVAFCYKQGLNYVSCSPFRVPVARLAAAQAALE; this is translated from the coding sequence ATGGAAGTAGAGGCAAAAGGAGCACAAATCTATACATTTGGATCAGGAAGTGCGGATGGGGACCGCTCAATGAAACAGTTACTGGGTGGAAAGGGGGCAAACTTAGCGGAGATGTCTAGCATAGGGTTACCGGTTCCGGCCGGATTTACCATTTCTACAGAAGCCTGCCACTATTATTCTACACATGATGGTAAATGGCCCAGGGGTTTAAAAAAGCAGATAAAAAGAGGTGTGAAGTTTATCGAAGAGATTATGGGAACACATCTCGGGGACTCGGAGCATCCGTTGCTGCTTTCGGTTCGATCGGGTGCGGCTACCTCAATGCCGGGCATGATGGATACGGTGCTCAATTTAGGATTAAACGATAAAAGTGTGGAAGCGCTATCCCGTCATACGGATAACGAGCGTTTTGCTTACGACAGTTACCGGAGATTCATCGATATGTTTGGTGGCGTGGTAATGGGAATAGCTCATGAAAAGTTTGAAAGAGCTATTGAAAAACTCAAAGATGAAAAAGGAGTTGAGGAGGATACTGGTCTTGATACGGAAGATTTAAAAGAACTTGTTGAGCGGTATAAAGCTGTATACCGGAAAGCCACCGGACATATGTTTCCCAACGACCCTTTTGAGCAGCTTGAGTTTGCCATTAACGCGGTATTTAGTTCCTGGGATAGTGACAGGGCTGTGAAGTATCGTAAAATTAACCAGATAGAGGGTTTGTTGGGAACGGCCGTTAACGTGCAGGCAATGGTATTTGGCAACATGGGTAACGATTGTGCAACCGGTGTATGTTTTACCAGAAATCCATCAACCGGAGAAAATAAGCTGTATGGAGAATTTTTAATAAATGCACAAGGGGAAGATGTAGTTGCGGGAATCCGTACCCCTAAAGATGTCACTGAACTTAAAAACACCATGCCTGAAGCTTTTGACGAACTGCAGGAACACTGCAATCGTCTTGAAATGCATTATGGAAACATGCAGGATATTGAGTTTACCATTCAGAAAGGAACTCTCTACATCCTGCAAACCAGGAATGGGAAGCGAACGGGGAAAGCAGCTGTAAAAATTGCTGTAGATATGGTTGATGAAGGTAAGATCGACAACCGTAAAGCTGTTAAGTCGCTGGTAGAACCCACTCATTTAGATCAGCTACTTCATCCACAAATTGATGTTGATTCCGTTGATAAAAGTAAAATTTTGGGCACCGGTCTTCCTGCCTCACCCGGTGCTGCGGTTGGCCGAGTTGTATTCAGTTCAGAAAAGGCAGAAGAGACTGCCTCCGAGGAAAATCCGGTCATACTGGTTAGAATAGAAACCAGCCCCGAAGATGTAGGGGGAATGTCTGCCGCAGAAGGAATTCTGACATCCAGAGGTGGAATGACCAGTCACGCTGCCGTTGTGGCCCGGGGATGGGGCAAACCGTGTGTGGCAGGTTGCGGGGATATCGTGATAAACTACAAGAAGAAACAGTTTACCAATGGTACCAAAACCATAAAAGAGGGGGACTGGATTTCTATTGACGGTACTCGTGGAACCGTGATTGAAGGAAAAAAAGAGGTCGTTAAACCTGAGATGGATGACGACTACTACACGTTTATGAACTGGGTTGATGAATACCGGGATATGGGTGTGAGAACTAATGCTGATAGCCCTGAAGATTCAGCCCGGGCTCGTGAATTCGGTGCCGAGGGAATTGGCCTTTGCCGGACAGAGCATATGTTTTTCGGTGAAGATCGAATTAAAGCGATGAGACGAATGATTATTTCGGAAACAGACGATGAGCGTCGGGACGCGTTAATGACTCTGCTACCGTATCAGAAGAAAGACTTCAAAGAAATTTTTGAAGTGATGGACGGACTACCGGTTACAATTCGCTTGCTAGATCCGCCCCTGCATGAATTCCTGCCGGATGAAAAAGAGGAAATTGCCCGGGTAGCAGATGAACTGGGAATTGATCATCAAAAATTTTCAGAAATTGTAAGATCACTCAGTGAATTCAATCCAATGCTTGGCCACCGCGGCTGCAGGTTAGGTATTACGTACCCTGCTATTACAGAAATGCAGACCCGTGCAATTATTGAAGCAGCAGTTGAGCTAAAAATGGAAGGCAAGAAAGTATTTCCGGAAATAATGGTTCCGCTAATTGGAACGCCTCAGGAATTTCATAGCCAGAAACTGGTAATAGATGAAGTAGCTGAAGAGGTATTTGAGGAGATGGAAGAAACGGTGGAATATAAGGTGGGTACGATGATTGAAATACCAAGAGCCACTTTGGTCGCGGAAAAGATCGCTAAAGAAGCTGAGTTCTTTTCATTTGGCACCAACGATCTTACTCAGATGACGTTTGGCTACAGTCGTGATGATGCCGGTAAGTTTCTCAAGGTCTATCTGGATGAGGGAATTTTACAGAATGACCCTTTCCAGGTTTTGGACATTGAAGGCGTAGGACAACTGGTAGAACTTGCCACGAAAAAAGGGCGTGAGCAGAATGAAAAGCTAAAGGTAGGAATTTGCGGTGAGCACGGAGGAGACCCTAAAAGCGTTGCTTTCTGCTACAAGCAGGGACTGAACTACGTTTCCTGTTCACCATTCAGGGTGCCGGTGGCCAGGCTCGCTGCGGCTCAGGCTGCATTGGAATGA
- a CDS encoding YfcC family protein: MKFKMPHTLTLLFFLMVAALVATWIIPQGQFDTQIVNDREVVIPGTFQTAEDGEFLGPITLFTAIPRAFAAAQDIIFFLFIIGGVLAVIRKTGAIDALLGRLLERLGGRPGTLIFITVFVFALASSAMGASAEYIPFVLILAALCRTMNMDTMTAVGIIVAGYGIGYGAAAFNQYTVVVAQGVADLPTYSGWQVRMGILLPFVMIGAHHVYSYSRKVQNDPNKSLMTGVAPPESGASPKEYPKLSTSHVAILFSFILALGIAVWGIATRGWYLTELGAAFVILGVVTAIIGKIGPSLMAQEFVKGAKDLTETALLVGVARGIALIMEDGEILHTIVNALSVPLSSVGPELSAVGMMIMQTILNLFVPSGSGQAFVTMPLMAPLSDLLGVSRQIAVQAFLFGDGFANMIVPTNAVLMGILGMAGVPYDRWFRFCLPLLGKLLAFAAVCMVAMVMLGYS, translated from the coding sequence ATGAAATTTAAAATGCCTCACACGCTAACGCTGCTTTTCTTTTTGATGGTAGCAGCATTAGTTGCTACGTGGATAATACCCCAGGGACAGTTCGACACTCAAATTGTAAACGACCGTGAGGTTGTTATTCCTGGTACTTTTCAAACTGCTGAGGACGGAGAGTTTTTAGGCCCCATTACTCTATTCACCGCAATACCGCGGGCTTTTGCAGCTGCACAGGATATTATCTTTTTCCTCTTCATCATTGGCGGTGTTCTGGCGGTGATCCGTAAAACCGGTGCTATTGATGCACTTCTTGGGCGTTTACTCGAACGCCTGGGTGGGCGACCGGGTACCTTAATCTTCATCACTGTATTTGTTTTTGCCCTGGCATCCAGCGCAATGGGCGCTTCGGCAGAGTATATTCCGTTTGTTCTCATTCTGGCAGCCCTTTGCCGAACCATGAATATGGATACAATGACGGCCGTTGGAATTATTGTGGCAGGGTATGGCATTGGTTATGGTGCAGCAGCATTTAATCAATACACAGTTGTAGTGGCACAAGGAGTTGCTGACCTTCCTACTTACTCCGGATGGCAGGTTCGTATGGGCATACTTCTGCCTTTTGTGATGATAGGCGCCCACCATGTTTACAGTTATTCACGAAAGGTTCAAAATGATCCGAATAAAAGTTTGATGACAGGAGTTGCACCGCCTGAATCAGGTGCCTCACCAAAGGAATATCCAAAACTTTCCACATCGCACGTTGCTATTCTTTTTTCATTTATACTGGCCCTGGGTATTGCGGTTTGGGGTATCGCCACCCGTGGATGGTACCTCACTGAACTTGGAGCTGCTTTTGTGATTCTTGGAGTAGTAACGGCAATTATTGGAAAAATCGGGCCGAGCCTGATGGCTCAGGAGTTTGTAAAAGGAGCCAAGGATCTAACCGAAACAGCACTGCTTGTAGGTGTTGCCCGAGGAATTGCCTTGATCATGGAAGATGGTGAAATTCTTCACACGATTGTAAACGCACTGTCTGTCCCCCTCTCAAGTGTAGGACCCGAGCTTTCTGCAGTTGGAATGATGATTATGCAGACCATTCTGAATCTGTTCGTCCCTTCAGGGAGCGGGCAGGCTTTTGTAACCATGCCTTTGATGGCACCGCTGAGCGATCTGCTCGGAGTATCCCGACAGATTGCCGTTCAGGCATTTCTGTTTGGCGATGGTTTTGCAAATATGATTGTGCCTACCAATGCTGTATTGATGGGAATTCTTGGGATGGCCGGTGTTCCTTACGATCGCTGGTTCCGTTTCTGCCTTCCGCTGCTTGGCAAGCTGCTCGCGTTTGCCGCAGTCTGCATGGTGGCTATGGTGATGTTAGGTTACTCTTGA
- a CDS encoding DeoR/GlpR family DNA-binding transcription regulator: MNISERHEIILNKLKEEGRVNVQELSDELSVSEVTIRKDLRLLEDKNLLFRTHGGATVSNPYTSDRPVSEKAKVQAKEKESIAKEAVKLIGDNDSIILASGTTVSALAGEIYSTNRLNVITSSLDVSLMLSGRDNIDITQLGGQLRPSSNSVVGPYAEHFLSSITCGILFLGVDGVDLEYGLTTTNLMEASLNQKFIDISQYTVVLADHTKFGKRGFGRICTIDRIQHIITDEGTPSSIINDLEKKGIRVTVAKVD; the protein is encoded by the coding sequence ATGAATATTTCAGAACGCCACGAAATAATTTTAAATAAACTGAAAGAGGAAGGAAGGGTTAACGTTCAAGAGTTGAGTGATGAACTTTCCGTTTCTGAAGTAACGATCCGTAAAGATCTACGCCTATTGGAGGACAAGAATCTGCTATTCAGGACTCACGGAGGGGCAACGGTATCAAATCCATACACCAGCGACCGGCCGGTTTCGGAAAAAGCGAAGGTTCAGGCTAAAGAGAAAGAATCTATTGCGAAGGAAGCTGTAAAACTGATAGGCGATAATGATTCAATTATCCTGGCATCGGGTACAACTGTATCTGCATTAGCCGGGGAAATCTATTCTACAAATCGTCTTAATGTGATTACGTCTTCTCTTGATGTTTCACTGATGCTTTCTGGAAGAGATAATATTGATATTACACAGCTCGGCGGGCAGCTACGGCCAAGTTCCAACTCGGTTGTGGGACCTTATGCAGAACACTTTTTAAGCAGTATCACATGTGGAATACTATTTCTTGGAGTGGATGGGGTGGATCTGGAATATGGGCTAACAACAACAAACTTGATGGAGGCCAGCCTCAATCAGAAGTTTATAGATATTTCTCAATACACGGTGGTACTGGCAGATCATACAAAATTTGGAAAACGTGGATTTGGACGAATTTGTACGATCGACAGGATACAGCACATCATTACCGATGAAGGCACACCGTCATCCATCATCAATGATCTTGAAAAAAAAGGCATCCGTGTGACGGTGGCAAAGGTAGACTGA
- a CDS encoding glycerol-3-phosphate dehydrogenase/oxidase has protein sequence MNRAEKITKIEKNPEKVWDVIIIGGGATGLGVALDAVSRGLNTLLVEQSDFTKGTSSRSTKLVHGGVRYLAQGNIDLVREALRERGLLQKNAPHLVQNEVFVIPNYTRFNKLFYTVGLKMYDLLSGKLSLGKSKGISKKQTISRIPTINQKGLKGGVVYHDGQFDDSRLAINVAQTAIEQGADVFNYFEVNGLLKNGEEITGVKAIDKESGKEYNFKGKAVINATGVFVDEIMEMDQPDHKKTIRPSQGVHLVLDKEFMPGKDAIMIPKTDDGRVLFAVPWHDKVVVGTTDTPLDEHSLEPTALEEEIEFILTTAKKYLSKAPTRKDVKSVFAGLRPLAAPKGDSDKTKEISRSHKIIVSESGLITITGGKWTTFRKMGEDTVDKAVKVRQLKGNESRTEEMQIHGYVENVDFRDPLYFYGSDKAGIESLFEENPDWSKPIHENYPYLKAQVIWAVRHEMARTVEDFLARRVRVLFLDARAAIEMAETVAGLMQREFGKDDSWAKEQTESFIELANRYLLEEYKPAQTI, from the coding sequence ATGAACAGAGCTGAAAAAATTACTAAAATAGAGAAGAATCCTGAAAAGGTTTGGGATGTGATCATCATCGGAGGAGGAGCTACAGGATTAGGTGTTGCTTTGGATGCTGTATCAAGAGGACTCAATACGCTGCTGGTAGAACAGTCTGATTTTACGAAAGGAACATCCAGCAGAAGCACCAAGCTTGTACACGGGGGGGTTCGGTATTTAGCCCAGGGTAATATCGATTTGGTAAGAGAAGCGCTTCGGGAGAGAGGACTGCTTCAAAAGAACGCGCCTCATCTTGTGCAGAACGAAGTCTTTGTAATTCCGAACTACACACGATTCAACAAGCTTTTCTACACCGTCGGATTAAAGATGTATGATCTGCTATCCGGCAAGCTGAGTCTTGGTAAATCAAAGGGAATCTCTAAAAAACAGACAATTTCCAGAATTCCGACCATCAATCAAAAAGGTTTAAAAGGCGGAGTTGTTTACCACGACGGCCAGTTTGACGATTCACGCCTTGCTATCAATGTAGCTCAAACAGCTATTGAACAGGGCGCGGATGTATTCAACTACTTTGAAGTGAACGGACTTCTGAAAAACGGTGAAGAAATAACCGGAGTCAAGGCTATTGATAAGGAGAGTGGCAAAGAGTACAATTTCAAAGGGAAAGCGGTAATAAATGCAACCGGTGTATTTGTGGATGAGATCATGGAGATGGATCAGCCCGATCACAAAAAGACTATTCGTCCCAGCCAGGGAGTTCACCTTGTTTTGGATAAAGAATTTATGCCGGGCAAAGATGCCATAATGATTCCTAAAACTGACGACGGCCGGGTTCTGTTTGCCGTTCCATGGCACGATAAAGTTGTAGTTGGAACAACGGATACTCCCCTGGACGAGCACAGTCTGGAACCAACCGCCCTCGAAGAAGAGATTGAATTTATACTTACCACCGCCAAAAAATATCTGAGTAAAGCTCCTACACGCAAAGATGTGAAAAGTGTGTTTGCGGGCTTGCGACCCCTCGCGGCTCCCAAAGGAGATTCCGACAAAACAAAGGAGATCTCCAGAAGCCACAAAATAATCGTTTCTGAATCAGGACTGATTACCATTACAGGCGGCAAGTGGACCACTTTCAGGAAGATGGGAGAAGATACAGTTGATAAAGCTGTGAAAGTCCGTCAACTGAAAGGAAATGAAAGCCGGACAGAAGAGATGCAAATTCATGGATACGTAGAAAATGTTGACTTCCGGGATCCACTCTACTTTTACGGATCAGACAAAGCAGGTATAGAATCCCTTTTCGAAGAAAATCCGGACTGGAGCAAACCCATTCACGAAAATTATCCATATTTAAAAGCTCAGGTCATCTGGGCTGTACGACACGAAATGGCCCGAACCGTGGAAGACTTTCTTGCACGAAGAGTACGGGTACTGTTTTTAGATGCACGCGCTGCCATTGAGATGGCCGAAACGGTAGCCGGCTTAATGCAACGGGAGTTTGGCAAAGACGACTCCTGGGCTAAAGAACAGACCGAATCTTTCATTGAACTTGCCAATCGCTACTTATTGGAAGAGTACAAACCAGCACAAACAATTTAA